One Sphingomonas sp. JUb134 DNA segment encodes these proteins:
- a CDS encoding RNA polymerase sigma factor, translating to MTACLPDCSDGELAALALGGRQAAYGELVRRHQGWVHRLVRSHVGNRDEALDVTQASFVAAFAALNRYDAARPFPVWMSRIVINKCHDWRRRRAVRNFFSHALALGEAEHVVDEAPLPDQAIGAEQQLAEAMKAIAALPASLKDTLVLRTIDEKSEAETAEILGISQKAVETRLYRARARLAEILKKV from the coding sequence ATGACCGCGTGCCTCCCCGACTGCTCGGACGGGGAGCTCGCGGCTCTGGCGCTTGGAGGCCGGCAAGCGGCCTATGGCGAGCTGGTCCGCCGGCATCAGGGCTGGGTGCACCGCCTCGTGCGCAGCCATGTCGGGAACCGCGACGAAGCGCTCGACGTGACCCAGGCGAGCTTCGTCGCCGCCTTCGCCGCACTCAACCGCTATGACGCTGCGCGACCTTTTCCGGTCTGGATGTCGCGGATCGTCATCAACAAATGCCATGACTGGCGCCGCCGCCGCGCGGTCCGCAACTTCTTCTCCCACGCGCTGGCGCTGGGGGAAGCCGAACATGTCGTCGACGAGGCGCCACTACCCGACCAGGCGATCGGCGCCGAGCAGCAGCTGGCAGAGGCCATGAAAGCGATCGCCGCCCTGCCCGCATCGCTCAAGGACACGCTCGTCTTGCGGACGATCGATGAGAAATCGGAAGCCGAAACCGCCGAGATTCTCGGCATCTCCCAGAAGGCGGTCGAAACACGCCTCTACCGCGCCCGGGCGCGCCTCGCGGAAATTTTGAAGAAAGTTTGA
- a CDS encoding periplasmic heavy metal sensor: MRDRRLLLLVLLTFAAAIAGVVIGRVYVVPVRPVENELHDLLHRDLKLDTAQHSRLETIEKNYAIRRQALEAELRADNARLAEAIEAEHGYGPRVAGAVDRSHQAMGALQKETLEHIFAMRAVLRPDQTDKFDDAVVKALTAKSK, from the coding sequence ATGCGCGACCGCCGGCTCCTGCTCCTCGTCCTGCTGACCTTTGCCGCGGCGATCGCCGGTGTGGTCATCGGCCGCGTCTATGTGGTTCCGGTGCGCCCGGTCGAAAATGAGTTGCACGACCTGCTCCATCGCGATCTGAAGCTGGACACCGCGCAACATAGCCGTCTCGAGACGATCGAGAAGAACTATGCGATCCGGCGTCAGGCACTGGAGGCCGAACTGCGCGCCGATAACGCGCGGCTCGCCGAGGCGATCGAGGCGGAGCATGGCTATGGTCCTCGGGTTGCAGGGGCGGTGGATCGCTCGCACCAGGCGATGGGCGCGCTGCAGAAGGAAACACTCGAGCATATCTTCGCGATGCGGGCCGTGCTGCGCCCGGATCAGACGGACAAGTTCGACGACGCCGTGGTGAAAGCGCTGACGGCCAAGTCCAAATGA
- the copC gene encoding copper homeostasis periplasmic binding protein CopC, with the protein MRFFSPLAAIAAVGLSVSAPAYAHPKLVSSTPAANASVPAPSRITLTFSEGLMPKLSGAEIVMTGMPGMPNHRMAVTGFKTSVEGDKTLVLTLAKPLMAGSYQVAWHVVSTDTHRIQGNLAFTVK; encoded by the coding sequence ATGCGCTTCTTTTCGCCGCTCGCAGCCATCGCCGCCGTCGGCCTGAGTGTTTCGGCTCCGGCCTACGCCCATCCCAAGCTCGTGTCCTCGACGCCCGCCGCCAACGCCAGCGTCCCGGCGCCGTCGCGTATAACGCTCACCTTCAGTGAAGGTCTGATGCCGAAGCTGTCGGGCGCCGAGATCGTGATGACCGGCATGCCCGGCATGCCCAACCACCGCATGGCGGTAACCGGCTTCAAGACGTCCGTCGAAGGCGACAAGACGCTCGTGCTGACGCTCGCCAAGCCGCTCATGGCGGGCAGCTATCAGGTCGCCTGGCACGTCGTCTCGACCGACACGCACCGCATCCAGGGCAATCTCGCCTTTACCGTCAAGTGA
- the copD gene encoding copper homeostasis membrane protein CopD, with protein sequence MNDVALVAVRWALYVDLGLLFGLPLFALYAPGGGRMVQRHLPMVAMVAGLACLALLLSALGFALQAAAMTGLPLTQPDLSMVAELFNGTSMGTALKARLVALLVLLLSIPFYRRQSRPAFIASTLAGAVALATLAWSGHGAAGEGEAGWLQLGADLIHLLAAGAWVGALAAFLALVLPRLATDDLAAQDMDRVTLAEEALRGFSLVGTIIVALLILTGTVNGWFLVGPGNIASLGQSTYGLLLIAKLLLFAGMLGLAALNRYRLTPALAQAIEEEDAPRAQALLRASLVVEGGLAIVILGLVAWLGTLSPPMSM encoded by the coding sequence ATGAACGACGTGGCACTCGTCGCCGTCCGCTGGGCGCTCTACGTCGATCTCGGCCTGTTGTTCGGCCTGCCGCTGTTCGCGCTCTATGCGCCCGGCGGCGGCCGGATGGTACAGCGGCATCTGCCGATGGTAGCAATGGTGGCCGGTCTCGCCTGTCTCGCCCTCCTGCTGTCGGCGCTGGGGTTCGCGTTGCAGGCAGCGGCCATGACCGGGCTGCCGCTCACCCAGCCTGATCTTTCCATGGTCGCAGAGCTGTTCAACGGCACGTCCATGGGAACGGCGCTGAAGGCGCGCCTCGTCGCGCTCCTCGTTCTTCTGCTCTCCATCCCCTTCTATCGCCGGCAATCCCGTCCTGCCTTCATCGCCTCCACTCTGGCAGGCGCGGTCGCACTCGCGACCCTCGCCTGGAGTGGGCATGGCGCGGCTGGCGAAGGCGAGGCGGGCTGGCTGCAACTGGGGGCCGATCTCATCCATCTGCTCGCCGCCGGCGCCTGGGTCGGCGCGCTTGCCGCATTCCTCGCGCTGGTACTTCCCAGGCTCGCAACCGACGATCTCGCCGCTCAAGACATGGACCGGGTCACGCTCGCCGAGGAAGCGTTGCGGGGCTTCTCCCTCGTCGGCACGATCATCGTCGCCCTGCTGATCCTGACCGGGACGGTGAACGGCTGGTTCCTCGTCGGTCCGGGCAACATCGCCTCGCTCGGGCAGTCGACCTACGGCCTGCTGCTCATCGCCAAGCTGCTGCTGTTCGCCGGCATGCTGGGCCTGGCCGCGCTCAACCGTTATCGCCTGACCCCGGCACTTGCGCAGGCGATCGAGGAAGAGGACGCGCCACGGGCGCAGGCGCTGCTGCGCGCGAGCCTCGTCGTCGAAGGCGGTCTTGCGATCGTCATTCTCGGGCTCGTCGCCTGGCTGGGGACACTATCGCCGCCCATGTCGATGTAG
- a CDS encoding class I SAM-dependent methyltransferase, whose translation MQSYTPPLGTGSTKDYDRAIRLWTREKRWRAAMLAALAPKAGETVVDVGCGTGSFALMLKQAEPRTQVIGLDPDAEALDIARHKAAVRRADIDWRQGFARDVAPGTADAVVSSLVLHQMPVREKAATLRAMFAMLRPGGRLVIADYGRQQGFMRLAFRLTVQRLDGIDDTRPNADGVLPGLIAAAGFRHVAETFRLLTITGAIDLFTAHRPAQDHGLTVANDLG comes from the coding sequence ATGCAATCCTACACCCCGCCGCTCGGGACCGGATCGACGAAAGACTATGATCGCGCGATCCGCCTGTGGACGCGGGAGAAGCGGTGGCGTGCCGCCATGCTCGCCGCCCTGGCGCCCAAAGCCGGTGAGACGGTCGTCGACGTCGGCTGTGGCACCGGCAGCTTCGCGCTGATGCTCAAGCAAGCCGAGCCCAGGACGCAGGTGATCGGTCTCGATCCCGATGCCGAGGCGCTCGACATCGCGCGGCACAAGGCCGCTGTGCGGCGGGCCGATATCGACTGGCGTCAGGGATTTGCCAGGGACGTGGCCCCGGGTACCGCCGACGCTGTCGTGTCGAGTCTCGTGCTGCATCAGATGCCGGTCAGGGAGAAGGCGGCAACCCTGCGCGCCATGTTCGCCATGCTGCGCCCGGGTGGGCGCCTGGTGATCGCCGATTATGGCCGCCAGCAGGGTTTCATGCGGCTTGCCTTCCGCCTGACCGTGCAGCGGCTCGATGGCATCGATGATACCCGGCCCAATGCCGACGGCGTGCTCCCCGGCCTGATCGCGGCGGCCGGCTTCAGGCATGTGGCCGAGACGTTTCGGCTTTTGACCATCACCGGCGCGATCGACTTGTTTACGGCGCATCGACCGGCGCAGGACCACGGCCTTACGGTTGCCAATGACCTTGGCTGA
- a CDS encoding heavy metal translocating P-type ATPase codes for MNETHGAAHGGGCCGGHSAAKAATGVKDPVCGMTVDPATTAHQAEHGGERYHFCSAGCRTKFIADPERYLGPPAPPVAAPEGTIWTCPMHPEIRQDHPGSCPICGMALEPATVTADSGPSHELVDFTRRFRVGLMLALPVLILEMGAHLFPAIHRLVPMSISVWIQFVLATPVVLWAGWPFFERGWASLKTRNLNMFTLIAMGTGVAWIYSVVATLAPQLFPPAFRGEDGMVAVYFEAAAVITVLVLLGQMLELRARERTSGAIKALLNLAPKTARRIGSDGSEEEISLDLVAVGDRLRVRPGEKVPVDGVVEDGRSSLDESMVTGESMPVTKAKADTVIGGTLNQTGALVIVADKVGRDTMLARIVQMVAEAQRSRAPIQRMADQVSGWFVPVVIAVAVVAFIAWGIWGPEPRFAYGLVAAVAVLIIACPCALGLATPMSIMVGVGRGAGLGVLIKNAEALEHMEKVDTLVVDKTGTLTEGRPAVTQIVPAPGFDEAELLRLAASVERASEHPLALAIVEAAKDRGIPTSDVTDFDSPTGRGALGTVDGRRIVLGNARFLSEEGIATDALAEQADALRRDGATAIFIGVDGTVGGAFAIADPVKQTTPEALAALKAEGIRVVMLTGDNRTTAEAVARRLGIDDVEAEVLPDQKSAVVARLKSEGRVVAMAGDGVNDAPALAAADVGIAMGSGTDVAIESAGVTLLKGDLMGIVRARRLSQATMSNIRQNLVFAFIYNVAGVPVAAGALYPLFGILLSPIIAAAAMALSSVSVVTNALRLNRKAL; via the coding sequence ATGAACGAGACACATGGAGCGGCGCATGGCGGCGGTTGCTGCGGCGGCCACAGCGCCGCGAAAGCGGCGACCGGCGTCAAGGACCCGGTCTGCGGCATGACCGTCGACCCGGCGACCACGGCGCATCAAGCCGAGCATGGCGGTGAACGCTATCATTTCTGTAGCGCGGGCTGCCGGACCAAATTCATCGCCGATCCCGAGCGCTATCTCGGCCCGCCAGCGCCGCCGGTCGCGGCGCCCGAAGGCACGATCTGGACCTGCCCGATGCATCCAGAGATCCGGCAGGACCATCCCGGATCCTGTCCGATCTGCGGCATGGCGCTCGAGCCCGCGACCGTGACTGCCGACAGCGGCCCCAGCCATGAGCTGGTCGATTTCACACGGCGCTTCCGGGTCGGCCTGATGCTGGCCCTCCCGGTGCTGATCCTCGAGATGGGCGCGCATCTCTTTCCCGCGATCCATCGCCTCGTGCCGATGTCGATCTCGGTATGGATCCAGTTCGTGCTGGCGACACCCGTCGTGCTCTGGGCGGGCTGGCCCTTCTTCGAGCGTGGCTGGGCCTCGCTCAAGACCCGCAACCTCAACATGTTCACCCTGATCGCGATGGGGACCGGGGTCGCCTGGATCTACAGCGTCGTCGCGACGCTCGCGCCCCAGCTGTTCCCGCCCGCCTTCCGCGGAGAGGACGGCATGGTTGCCGTCTATTTCGAGGCGGCCGCGGTGATCACTGTCCTCGTGCTGCTCGGCCAGATGCTCGAACTGCGCGCGCGCGAGCGGACCTCGGGCGCGATCAAGGCGCTGCTTAACCTTGCGCCAAAGACCGCGCGCCGGATCGGTTCCGATGGCAGTGAAGAGGAAATCAGCCTCGATCTCGTTGCGGTCGGCGACCGCCTGCGTGTGCGTCCCGGCGAGAAGGTGCCGGTCGATGGCGTGGTCGAGGACGGCCGTTCCTCGCTCGACGAGTCGATGGTCACCGGTGAGTCCATGCCCGTCACCAAGGCCAAGGCCGACACGGTGATCGGCGGCACGCTCAACCAGACCGGCGCGCTCGTTATCGTCGCCGACAAGGTTGGCCGGGACACCATGCTGGCGCGCATCGTCCAGATGGTCGCCGAGGCGCAGCGCTCGCGCGCGCCGATCCAGCGCATGGCCGATCAGGTGTCGGGCTGGTTCGTGCCCGTGGTCATCGCGGTCGCGGTGGTCGCGTTCATCGCCTGGGGCATCTGGGGCCCCGAGCCGCGCTTCGCCTACGGGCTGGTTGCGGCGGTCGCCGTGCTGATCATCGCCTGTCCCTGCGCACTGGGTCTCGCCACGCCGATGTCGATCATGGTCGGGGTTGGCCGCGGCGCCGGGCTCGGCGTCCTCATCAAGAATGCCGAAGCGCTCGAGCATATGGAAAAAGTCGACACGCTCGTCGTCGACAAGACCGGCACGCTGACCGAAGGCCGGCCTGCCGTCACCCAGATCGTGCCGGCGCCCGGCTTCGACGAAGCCGAACTGCTGCGGCTTGCCGCCTCGGTCGAGCGGGCCTCCGAGCATCCGCTCGCGCTGGCGATCGTCGAGGCCGCCAAGGATCGCGGCATCCCCACGAGCGACGTCACCGACTTCGATTCCCCCACCGGACGCGGCGCGCTCGGCACCGTCGACGGCCGCCGGATCGTGCTCGGTAATGCGCGGTTCCTCTCGGAAGAGGGCATAGCAACCGACGCGCTGGCGGAGCAGGCCGACGCCCTGCGCCGGGATGGCGCCACCGCGATCTTCATCGGCGTCGACGGCACCGTCGGCGGCGCCTTTGCAATCGCCGATCCCGTGAAGCAGACGACGCCGGAGGCCCTGGCCGCACTCAAGGCCGAAGGCATTCGCGTGGTGATGTTGACCGGCGACAACCGCACCACAGCAGAGGCGGTGGCAAGGCGGCTCGGCATTGACGATGTCGAAGCCGAGGTACTGCCCGACCAGAAGAGTGCCGTCGTCGCGCGGTTGAAGAGCGAGGGGCGCGTGGTGGCGATGGCCGGCGACGGGGTCAACGACGCCCCCGCACTGGCTGCCGCCGATGTCGGTATTGCCATGGGCTCGGGCACCGACGTCGCGATCGAGAGCGCGGGCGTGACGCTGCTCAAGGGCGATCTCATGGGCATCGTGCGGGCACGGCGGCTGAGCCAGGCGACCATGTCCAACATCCGCCAGAACCTGGTCTTCGCCTTCATCTACAATGTCGCCGGGGTGCCGGTGGCGGCGGGCGCGCTCTATCCGCTGTTCGGCATCCTGCTCTCGCCGATCATCGCGGCCGCCGCCATGGCGCTCTCCTCGGTCAGCGTGGTCACCAACGCGCTGCGCCTCAACCGGAAAGCGCTGTGA